In Tachysurus vachellii isolate PV-2020 chromosome 1, HZAU_Pvac_v1, whole genome shotgun sequence, a genomic segment contains:
- the taf15 gene encoding TATA-binding protein-associated factor 2N isoform X4 produces MVPIVGPRAMQGRVLVKVTEAARTVGRTTRVMDSLRVTASRHRVTLVMDNNHRAMKVMANQPLNLHRGMETSLTGSRVLMVNKALMCSRLKEPSLGEHLEVRRELLDVVMRVRAGGMVVMKEVTGLRGSGAEGVVALTVVALTVVAMTVGASSAVALTVGAMIVVALSEVEEEEEARPLVWGPRDYSQRDDAGDEQDNSDNNTIFVQGLGEDVTTHEVAEFFKQIGIIKLNKKTGKPMINLYTDKATGRLKGEATVSFDDPPSAKAAIDWFDGKEFNGKPIKVSFATRRAEFSQRGGGGGGGGGGGRGRGGFRGRGGFGGGPSFDVKGGDWLCPNSSCGNMNFARRHECNKCGAPKPGDSFGDRGGRGGFGGDRGGFRGGRGGFRGGDRGGYGGGDRGGYGGGYKMGGRGEHREERRDRPY; encoded by the exons ATGGTTCCTATAGTGGGTCCCAGGGCTATGCAGGGCAG GGTTTTGGTCAAGGTAACGGAGGCAGCTCGTACGGTGGGCCGAACTACGAGGGTTATGGACAGTCTG AGAGTTACAGCCAGTCGTCACAGGGTTACTCTGGTTATGGACAACAACCACAGAGCTATGAAGGTTATGGCCAACCAGCCACTGAATCTTCATCGGG GTATGGAGACAAGTCTTACGGGCAGCAGAGTTCTTATGGTCAACAAAGCTCTTATGTGCAGCCGTCTGAAGGAGCCCAGTCTGGGGGAACATTTGGAGGTGCGTCGGGAACTTTTGGACGTCGTAATGAGG GTGAGAGCAGGCGGTATGGTGGTGATGAAGGAGGTGACAGGCCTGAGGGGTTCAGGGGCAGAGGGCGTGGTGGCTTTGACCGTGGTGGCTTTGACCGTGGTGGCTATGACCGTGGGGGCCTCGAGCGCGGTGGCTTTGACCGTGGGGGCTATGATCGTGGTGGCTTTGAGCGaggtggaagaggaggaggaggcccGCCCTCTGGTGTGGG GACCCAGAGACTACAGTCAAAGAGATGATGCAG GTGACGAACAGGACAACTCTGACAACAACACAATCTTTGTCCAAGGCCTTGGAGAGGATGTCACAACTCATGAAGTTGCTGAATTCTTCAAACAGATTGGAATCATTAAG TTAAATAAGAAGACTGGCAAACCTATGATAAACCTGTACACTGACAAAGCCACTGGTAGACTGAAGGGTGAAGCCACAGTCTCCTTTGACGACCCTCCTTCTGCTAAAGCTGCAATAGATTGGTTTGATG GCAAAGAGTTCAATGGAAAACCCATTAAGGTGTCCTTTGCCACCAGGCGGGCAGAGTTCTCCCAGAGAGGAGGCGGAGGAGGAGGCGGAGGAGGAGGGGGTCGAGGGCGTGGAG GTTTCAGGGGACGAGGAGGCTTTGGTGGAGGTCCCAGTTTTGACGTTAAAGGAGGAGACTGGCTTTGTCCCAACAG CTCTTGTGGAAACATGAACTTTGCCCGGCGACATGAATGCAACAAATGTGGTGCACCAAAACCCGGAGACAGTTTTGGAG ACCGTGGCGGTAGAGGGGGCTTCGGTGGTGACCGTGGTGGTTTCAGAGGTGGAAGAGGTGGTTTCCGTGGTGGTGACCGTGGTGGTTATGGAGGTGGAGATCGTGGTGGTTATGGTGGTGGATACAAGATGGGAGGAAG AGGAGAGCacagagaggaaagaagagaccGGCCCTACTAA
- the taf15 gene encoding TATA-binding protein-associated factor 2N isoform X3, with the protein MSSDSGYGQPGAPQSSIPPEPSSYGSYSGSQGYAGQGFGQGNGGSSYGGPNYEGYGQSESYSQSSQGYSGYGQQPQSYEGYGQPATESSSGYGDKSYGQQSSYGQQSSYVQPSEGAQSGGTFGGESRRYGGDEGGDRPEGFRGRGRGGFDRGGFDRGGYDRGGLERGGFDRGGYDRGGFERGGRGGGGPPSGVGGGDRGGYKNYGGPRDYSQRDDAGDEQDNSDNNTIFVQGLGEDVTTHEVAEFFKQIGIIKLNKKTGKPMINLYTDKATGRLKGEATVSFDDPPSAKAAIDWFDGKEFNGKPIKVSFATRRAEFSQRGGGGGGGGGGGRGRGGFRGRGGFGGGPSFDVKGGDWLCPNSSCGNMNFARRHECNKCGAPKPGDSFGDRGGRGGFGGDRGGFRGGRGGFRGGDRGGYGGGDRGGYGGGYKMGGRGEHREERRDRPY; encoded by the exons ATTCAGGCTACGGGCAGCCTGGAGCCCCACAAAG TTCTATTCCTCCTGAACCTTCTAGCTATGGTTCCTATAGTGGGTCCCAGGGCTATGCAGGGCAG GGTTTTGGTCAAGGTAACGGAGGCAGCTCGTACGGTGGGCCGAACTACGAGGGTTATGGACAGTCTG AGAGTTACAGCCAGTCGTCACAGGGTTACTCTGGTTATGGACAACAACCACAGAGCTATGAAGGTTATGGCCAACCAGCCACTGAATCTTCATCGGG GTATGGAGACAAGTCTTACGGGCAGCAGAGTTCTTATGGTCAACAAAGCTCTTATGTGCAGCCGTCTGAAGGAGCCCAGTCTGGGGGAACATTTGGAG GTGAGAGCAGGCGGTATGGTGGTGATGAAGGAGGTGACAGGCCTGAGGGGTTCAGGGGCAGAGGGCGTGGTGGCTTTGACCGTGGTGGCTTTGACCGTGGTGGCTATGACCGTGGGGGCCTCGAGCGCGGTGGCTTTGACCGTGGGGGCTATGATCGTGGTGGCTTTGAGCGaggtggaagaggaggaggaggcccGCCCTCTGGTGTGGG TGGTGGTGACCGTGGTGGCTACAAAAATTACGGTG GACCCAGAGACTACAGTCAAAGAGATGATGCAG GTGACGAACAGGACAACTCTGACAACAACACAATCTTTGTCCAAGGCCTTGGAGAGGATGTCACAACTCATGAAGTTGCTGAATTCTTCAAACAGATTGGAATCATTAAG TTAAATAAGAAGACTGGCAAACCTATGATAAACCTGTACACTGACAAAGCCACTGGTAGACTGAAGGGTGAAGCCACAGTCTCCTTTGACGACCCTCCTTCTGCTAAAGCTGCAATAGATTGGTTTGATG GCAAAGAGTTCAATGGAAAACCCATTAAGGTGTCCTTTGCCACCAGGCGGGCAGAGTTCTCCCAGAGAGGAGGCGGAGGAGGAGGCGGAGGAGGAGGGGGTCGAGGGCGTGGAG GTTTCAGGGGACGAGGAGGCTTTGGTGGAGGTCCCAGTTTTGACGTTAAAGGAGGAGACTGGCTTTGTCCCAACAG CTCTTGTGGAAACATGAACTTTGCCCGGCGACATGAATGCAACAAATGTGGTGCACCAAAACCCGGAGACAGTTTTGGAG ACCGTGGCGGTAGAGGGGGCTTCGGTGGTGACCGTGGTGGTTTCAGAGGTGGAAGAGGTGGTTTCCGTGGTGGTGACCGTGGTGGTTATGGAGGTGGAGATCGTGGTGGTTATGGTGGTGGATACAAGATGGGAGGAAG AGGAGAGCacagagaggaaagaagagaccGGCCCTACTAA
- the taf15 gene encoding TATA-binding protein-associated factor 2N isoform X2: MSSDSGYGQPGAPQSYGSYSGSQGYAGQGFGQGNGGSSYGGPNYEGYGQSESYSQSSQGYSGYGQQPQSYEGYGQPATESSSGYGDKSYGQQSSYGQQSSYVQPSEGAQSGGTFGGASGTFGRRNEGESRRYGGDEGGDRPEGFRGRGRGGFDRGGFDRGGYDRGGLERGGFDRGGYDRGGFERGGRGGGGPPSGVGGGDRGGYKNYGGPRDYSQRDDAGDEQDNSDNNTIFVQGLGEDVTTHEVAEFFKQIGIIKLNKKTGKPMINLYTDKATGRLKGEATVSFDDPPSAKAAIDWFDGKEFNGKPIKVSFATRRAEFSQRGGGGGGGGGGGRGRGGFRGRGGFGGGPSFDVKGGDWLCPNSSCGNMNFARRHECNKCGAPKPGDSFGDRGGRGGFGGDRGGFRGGRGGFRGGDRGGYGGGDRGGYGGGYKMGGRGEHREERRDRPY; the protein is encoded by the exons ATTCAGGCTACGGGCAGCCTGGAGCCCCACAAAG CTATGGTTCCTATAGTGGGTCCCAGGGCTATGCAGGGCAG GGTTTTGGTCAAGGTAACGGAGGCAGCTCGTACGGTGGGCCGAACTACGAGGGTTATGGACAGTCTG AGAGTTACAGCCAGTCGTCACAGGGTTACTCTGGTTATGGACAACAACCACAGAGCTATGAAGGTTATGGCCAACCAGCCACTGAATCTTCATCGGG GTATGGAGACAAGTCTTACGGGCAGCAGAGTTCTTATGGTCAACAAAGCTCTTATGTGCAGCCGTCTGAAGGAGCCCAGTCTGGGGGAACATTTGGAGGTGCGTCGGGAACTTTTGGACGTCGTAATGAGG GTGAGAGCAGGCGGTATGGTGGTGATGAAGGAGGTGACAGGCCTGAGGGGTTCAGGGGCAGAGGGCGTGGTGGCTTTGACCGTGGTGGCTTTGACCGTGGTGGCTATGACCGTGGGGGCCTCGAGCGCGGTGGCTTTGACCGTGGGGGCTATGATCGTGGTGGCTTTGAGCGaggtggaagaggaggaggaggcccGCCCTCTGGTGTGGG TGGTGGTGACCGTGGTGGCTACAAAAATTACGGTG GACCCAGAGACTACAGTCAAAGAGATGATGCAG GTGACGAACAGGACAACTCTGACAACAACACAATCTTTGTCCAAGGCCTTGGAGAGGATGTCACAACTCATGAAGTTGCTGAATTCTTCAAACAGATTGGAATCATTAAG TTAAATAAGAAGACTGGCAAACCTATGATAAACCTGTACACTGACAAAGCCACTGGTAGACTGAAGGGTGAAGCCACAGTCTCCTTTGACGACCCTCCTTCTGCTAAAGCTGCAATAGATTGGTTTGATG GCAAAGAGTTCAATGGAAAACCCATTAAGGTGTCCTTTGCCACCAGGCGGGCAGAGTTCTCCCAGAGAGGAGGCGGAGGAGGAGGCGGAGGAGGAGGGGGTCGAGGGCGTGGAG GTTTCAGGGGACGAGGAGGCTTTGGTGGAGGTCCCAGTTTTGACGTTAAAGGAGGAGACTGGCTTTGTCCCAACAG CTCTTGTGGAAACATGAACTTTGCCCGGCGACATGAATGCAACAAATGTGGTGCACCAAAACCCGGAGACAGTTTTGGAG ACCGTGGCGGTAGAGGGGGCTTCGGTGGTGACCGTGGTGGTTTCAGAGGTGGAAGAGGTGGTTTCCGTGGTGGTGACCGTGGTGGTTATGGAGGTGGAGATCGTGGTGGTTATGGTGGTGGATACAAGATGGGAGGAAG AGGAGAGCacagagaggaaagaagagaccGGCCCTACTAA
- the taf15 gene encoding TATA-binding protein-associated factor 2N isoform X1, with protein MSSDSGYGQPGAPQSSIPPEPSSYGSYSGSQGYAGQGFGQGNGGSSYGGPNYEGYGQSESYSQSSQGYSGYGQQPQSYEGYGQPATESSSGYGDKSYGQQSSYGQQSSYVQPSEGAQSGGTFGGASGTFGRRNEGESRRYGGDEGGDRPEGFRGRGRGGFDRGGFDRGGYDRGGLERGGFDRGGYDRGGFERGGRGGGGPPSGVGGGDRGGYKNYGGPRDYSQRDDAGDEQDNSDNNTIFVQGLGEDVTTHEVAEFFKQIGIIKLNKKTGKPMINLYTDKATGRLKGEATVSFDDPPSAKAAIDWFDGKEFNGKPIKVSFATRRAEFSQRGGGGGGGGGGGRGRGGFRGRGGFGGGPSFDVKGGDWLCPNSSCGNMNFARRHECNKCGAPKPGDSFGDRGGRGGFGGDRGGFRGGRGGFRGGDRGGYGGGDRGGYGGGYKMGGRGEHREERRDRPY; from the exons ATTCAGGCTACGGGCAGCCTGGAGCCCCACAAAG TTCTATTCCTCCTGAACCTTCTAGCTATGGTTCCTATAGTGGGTCCCAGGGCTATGCAGGGCAG GGTTTTGGTCAAGGTAACGGAGGCAGCTCGTACGGTGGGCCGAACTACGAGGGTTATGGACAGTCTG AGAGTTACAGCCAGTCGTCACAGGGTTACTCTGGTTATGGACAACAACCACAGAGCTATGAAGGTTATGGCCAACCAGCCACTGAATCTTCATCGGG GTATGGAGACAAGTCTTACGGGCAGCAGAGTTCTTATGGTCAACAAAGCTCTTATGTGCAGCCGTCTGAAGGAGCCCAGTCTGGGGGAACATTTGGAGGTGCGTCGGGAACTTTTGGACGTCGTAATGAGG GTGAGAGCAGGCGGTATGGTGGTGATGAAGGAGGTGACAGGCCTGAGGGGTTCAGGGGCAGAGGGCGTGGTGGCTTTGACCGTGGTGGCTTTGACCGTGGTGGCTATGACCGTGGGGGCCTCGAGCGCGGTGGCTTTGACCGTGGGGGCTATGATCGTGGTGGCTTTGAGCGaggtggaagaggaggaggaggcccGCCCTCTGGTGTGGG TGGTGGTGACCGTGGTGGCTACAAAAATTACGGTG GACCCAGAGACTACAGTCAAAGAGATGATGCAG GTGACGAACAGGACAACTCTGACAACAACACAATCTTTGTCCAAGGCCTTGGAGAGGATGTCACAACTCATGAAGTTGCTGAATTCTTCAAACAGATTGGAATCATTAAG TTAAATAAGAAGACTGGCAAACCTATGATAAACCTGTACACTGACAAAGCCACTGGTAGACTGAAGGGTGAAGCCACAGTCTCCTTTGACGACCCTCCTTCTGCTAAAGCTGCAATAGATTGGTTTGATG GCAAAGAGTTCAATGGAAAACCCATTAAGGTGTCCTTTGCCACCAGGCGGGCAGAGTTCTCCCAGAGAGGAGGCGGAGGAGGAGGCGGAGGAGGAGGGGGTCGAGGGCGTGGAG GTTTCAGGGGACGAGGAGGCTTTGGTGGAGGTCCCAGTTTTGACGTTAAAGGAGGAGACTGGCTTTGTCCCAACAG CTCTTGTGGAAACATGAACTTTGCCCGGCGACATGAATGCAACAAATGTGGTGCACCAAAACCCGGAGACAGTTTTGGAG ACCGTGGCGGTAGAGGGGGCTTCGGTGGTGACCGTGGTGGTTTCAGAGGTGGAAGAGGTGGTTTCCGTGGTGGTGACCGTGGTGGTTATGGAGGTGGAGATCGTGGTGGTTATGGTGGTGGATACAAGATGGGAGGAAG AGGAGAGCacagagaggaaagaagagaccGGCCCTACTAA
- the taf15 gene encoding TATA-binding protein-associated factor 2N isoform X5, with product MVPIVGPRAMQGRVLVKVTEAARTVGRTTRVMDSLRVTASRHRVTLVMDNNHRAMKVMANQPLNLHRGMETSLTGSRVLMVNKALMCSRLKEPSLGEHLEVRAGGMVVMKEVTGLRGSGAEGVVALTVVALTVVAMTVGASSAVALTVGAMIVVALSEVEEEEEARPLVWGPRDYSQRDDAGDEQDNSDNNTIFVQGLGEDVTTHEVAEFFKQIGIIKLNKKTGKPMINLYTDKATGRLKGEATVSFDDPPSAKAAIDWFDGKEFNGKPIKVSFATRRAEFSQRGGGGGGGGGGGRGRGGFRGRGGFGGGPSFDVKGGDWLCPNSSCGNMNFARRHECNKCGAPKPGDSFGDRGGRGGFGGDRGGFRGGRGGFRGGDRGGYGGGDRGGYGGGYKMGGRGEHREERRDRPY from the exons ATGGTTCCTATAGTGGGTCCCAGGGCTATGCAGGGCAG GGTTTTGGTCAAGGTAACGGAGGCAGCTCGTACGGTGGGCCGAACTACGAGGGTTATGGACAGTCTG AGAGTTACAGCCAGTCGTCACAGGGTTACTCTGGTTATGGACAACAACCACAGAGCTATGAAGGTTATGGCCAACCAGCCACTGAATCTTCATCGGG GTATGGAGACAAGTCTTACGGGCAGCAGAGTTCTTATGGTCAACAAAGCTCTTATGTGCAGCCGTCTGAAGGAGCCCAGTCTGGGGGAACATTTGGAG GTGAGAGCAGGCGGTATGGTGGTGATGAAGGAGGTGACAGGCCTGAGGGGTTCAGGGGCAGAGGGCGTGGTGGCTTTGACCGTGGTGGCTTTGACCGTGGTGGCTATGACCGTGGGGGCCTCGAGCGCGGTGGCTTTGACCGTGGGGGCTATGATCGTGGTGGCTTTGAGCGaggtggaagaggaggaggaggcccGCCCTCTGGTGTGGG GACCCAGAGACTACAGTCAAAGAGATGATGCAG GTGACGAACAGGACAACTCTGACAACAACACAATCTTTGTCCAAGGCCTTGGAGAGGATGTCACAACTCATGAAGTTGCTGAATTCTTCAAACAGATTGGAATCATTAAG TTAAATAAGAAGACTGGCAAACCTATGATAAACCTGTACACTGACAAAGCCACTGGTAGACTGAAGGGTGAAGCCACAGTCTCCTTTGACGACCCTCCTTCTGCTAAAGCTGCAATAGATTGGTTTGATG GCAAAGAGTTCAATGGAAAACCCATTAAGGTGTCCTTTGCCACCAGGCGGGCAGAGTTCTCCCAGAGAGGAGGCGGAGGAGGAGGCGGAGGAGGAGGGGGTCGAGGGCGTGGAG GTTTCAGGGGACGAGGAGGCTTTGGTGGAGGTCCCAGTTTTGACGTTAAAGGAGGAGACTGGCTTTGTCCCAACAG CTCTTGTGGAAACATGAACTTTGCCCGGCGACATGAATGCAACAAATGTGGTGCACCAAAACCCGGAGACAGTTTTGGAG ACCGTGGCGGTAGAGGGGGCTTCGGTGGTGACCGTGGTGGTTTCAGAGGTGGAAGAGGTGGTTTCCGTGGTGGTGACCGTGGTGGTTATGGAGGTGGAGATCGTGGTGGTTATGGTGGTGGATACAAGATGGGAGGAAG AGGAGAGCacagagaggaaagaagagaccGGCCCTACTAA